TAAAGCCTACAAGGAGAAGGCCCGGGGCAGCGTAAGGGCCATCAGCTTCTAAAGAATCTGTACTGCGTCCCCAGCTTGTACGGTTCCCCCCTCGAGCACCCGCGCCAGCATTCCTCGTCTTCTCCCCAGCTTTTGCGGGAAGTTTGACCCGTAGCGCTCTTTGAGCGTTTTACAGGGAGTGCAGTATAAGGAAACCTCCAAAAGCGCCTCCCCTACCCGCAGCTTTGTGCCGGGCCGAAGGAGGTGCGGGTCTAAGTCCAAGACCATGTTTTCGCCCAGCGCGCCGTAAGGAAGATCGAACCCGAGGGATTCCAGGTGCTCGTACGTGGCCTGACCCAGCAGCAGCACCGCCCGTTGCTCGCGTTTTCCGGCTTTGCGGTCTCCTGCGATCCCATACCCGGGGACGAGCTTGACCGCCTCCACCCGCAGCCGGGGGAAACCCCGGTCACGGGAGGCGTGGACCGACAATACCTTCATGCCCTCCAGTCGCTGGCCAGCAAGGAATAGCAGGCCATATCCACAAATCCGTGAGGCCGCAACCAGTCTTGGCGGCGGATGCCCTCAAAGGTGAACCCTAACCGCTCCGCCACCCGCCGTGAAGATGCGTTGTCCACCTCGGCCCGCAGTTGCACCCGGTGAATCCCCAACTCCTCAAAAACGAAGCCCAACATAGCCCGGGCCGCTCGAGTCATGAGGCCTTTGCCAGTAGCTTCCTGGCCTAGCCAGTAGCCGATCTCGGTGCTGAGGGGACGGTTGCCGGCGCGCTCCACTGGGAAGAACAAAATGCCCCCGACCATCTTCTCGCTCTGCCAGATGCCCACCCAGGGCAGCCCATCCTCGGAATACCGGGTGATCCCACGCCGGATGAAGTGCTGGGCTTCTTCGAGGGTGTGGATGTTGCGGGCCCAGTCCAGCCAGGCGCCCAGGTGCTCGCGGTTACTCTCCAGGAAGCCCAAGAATTCTGCGGCGTGGCGGGGCTCGAGGATTCTCAACTCAGCCCCTTCTCCGAGATCGTGTTTGAACATTCTGTGCTCCTTCTGGTGGTCTGGTAGGGCGATTAGCCTGATCCACAAAGGATACCTGCTTTACCTGGAGCGCCGGAAGGTCGGCACGGGCAGAGGCATATCGCCGCGCCGGGGTCCTTTCCGGGTAGCTCGGCCACAGGGTGGCAAGCCTGACTGGTGGGCTTTGTCAAAAAAGCCTGTTTTAGCGTCCGTGCCATCAGCTTCCCTAGCCCACGAACCAACGGGGGACCCTCAGGTTTTGTTGGCGGCGGGCCCTATGGAGATGTCTTACCCGGGAGGTTTAGTCCAGGAAGTCCCTGAGCTTGCGGGTGCGGGACTCGTGGTACTTGAGCTTGCGCAGCGCCTTGTTCTCGATCTGGCGGATGCGCTCGCGGGTCACGCCGAAGTAAGCGCCCACCTCTTCGAGGGTGTGCTCGCGCCCGTCGATGAGGCCCTTGCGCAGCTTGAGCACCA
The Meiothermus sp. Pnk-1 genome window above contains:
- a CDS encoding MOSC domain-containing protein, with protein sequence MKVLSVHASRDRGFPRLRVEAVKLVPGYGIAGDRKAGKREQRAVLLLGQATYEHLESLGFDLPYGALGENMVLDLDPHLLRPGTKLRVGEALLEVSLYCTPCKTLKERYGSNFPQKLGRRRGMLARVLEGGTVQAGDAVQIL
- a CDS encoding GNAT family N-acetyltransferase → MFKHDLGEGAELRILEPRHAAEFLGFLESNREHLGAWLDWARNIHTLEEAQHFIRRGITRYSEDGLPWVGIWQSEKMVGGILFFPVERAGNRPLSTEIGYWLGQEATGKGLMTRAARAMLGFVFEELGIHRVQLRAEVDNASSRRVAERLGFTFEGIRRQDWLRPHGFVDMACYSLLASDWRA